A genomic stretch from Helianthus annuus cultivar XRQ/B chromosome 1, HanXRQr2.0-SUNRISE, whole genome shotgun sequence includes:
- the LOC118492116 gene encoding uncharacterized protein LOC118492116: MMAKINFFNGLYQQADRTRGSGCKDLDVMKVALKEFKERFPSGFQHIEAWEVVRRHEKWAQVPLMGEEGEGSAHKRKPVDVDLSIPDMNEDPSPQRAQRRDKRQATSSEGSSAELAAQFKVYTAMKEAKQAVELEAIELRKKRESEARELISAQLETMKNYNYDRDMKTFLKPHDDVPPSMLPFILARKREIANKYGWPCDF, translated from the exons atgatggcgaaaataaactttttcaacggcctataccaacaagcg gatcgcacacgaggaagcggatgtaaggatctcgacgtgatgaaagtcgcgttaaaagaatttaaagaaaGATTTCCAAGCGGTTTTCAACACATCGAggcgtgggaggtcgttcgaagacacgagaaatgggcccaagtcccattgatgggtgaggaaggtgaaggttcggcacataaaagaaagcccgttgacgtggacctttcgataccggatatgaacgaagatccctcgccacaaagagcacaacggcgagacaagcgtcaagctacatcgtccgagggaagctcggccgagttggcggcacaattcaaagtgtacaccgccatgaaagaagcgaagcaagcggtagaattggaggcgatcgaattgaggaaaaaaagagagtcggaggctcgcgagctcatatcggCACAACTcgagacgatgaaaaactacaattacgatcgagatatgaaaacattccttaagccgcacgacgatgttccgccaagtatgttgccgttcatcctcgcccgaaagcgagaaatcgctaacaagtacgggtggccatgcgatttctaa